Proteins from a single region of Antechinus flavipes isolate AdamAnt ecotype Samford, QLD, Australia chromosome 2, AdamAnt_v2, whole genome shotgun sequence:
- the LOC127552474 gene encoding LOW QUALITY PROTEIN: tripartite motif-containing protein 54-like (The sequence of the model RefSeq protein was modified relative to this genomic sequence to represent the inferred CDS: substituted 1 base at 1 genomic stop codon) — protein sequence MSLKMDYSSFPRDCHTMDTLERQLICPICLEMFSKPVVILPCQHNLCRKCANDIFQLRCPVXFPFQSRGTTLGSSGRFRCPSCRHEVVLDRHGVYGLQRNLLVENIIDIYKQESASPKPLLKPECPTCEEHEDEKINIYCVTCCVPTCSLCKVFGEHQACRVAPLSDVYEQHKSELTAGIRTLVASNERIQALIAELQNTCRNVEDNCKARKQTLCEKFERMAGILEERKEIMLQRVSYEQAEKTRQLRALSEAYEARVEAASKLVDTALQAAEEPQVPLFLQNAKVLIQKIAEAVGSPELETLEPGFDNMEHYAVDFNEEERALYQLDFIKSGPHLVVFPLKILCLSRIRCSQGSCTLPPSHFGPFSASPLLSPCTLCLPSVFSSLYLLNSVP from the exons ATGTCTCTGAAAATGGATTACAGCTCATTTCCCCGAGACTGCCACACCATGGACACACTGGAGAGGCAGCTCATCTGTCCCATCTGCTTGGAAATGTTCTCCAAGCCCGTGGTCATCCTCCCCTGCCAGCACAACCTGTGTCGGAAATGCGCCAATGACATATTCCAG CTTAGGTGCCCCGTATAATTTCCCTTTCAGTCCCGAGGGACCACGCTGGGTTCCAGCGGAAGATTCCGCTGTCCGTCCTGCCGCCACGAAGTGGTCCTCGATAGGCACGGGGTGTATGGGCTCCAGCGGAACCTACTGGTGGAAAACATCATCGACATCTACAAGCAGGAGTCTGCCAG CCCAAAGCCGCTACTGAAACCCGAGTGTCCCACCTGCGAGGAGCACGAGGATGAAAAGATCAACATCTACTGCGTCACGTGCTGCGTGCCCACTTGCTCCCTCTGCAAGGTGTTTGGGGAGCACCAGGCCTGCCGAGTAGCCCCTCTCTCCGACGTGTACGAACAGCACAAG tCCGAGCTGACTGCCGGAATTCGAACCCTGGTGGCCTCCAATGAACGGATCCAAGCGCTGATAGCAGAGCTGCAGAACACCTGCCGGAATGTGGAG GATAACTGCAAGGCTCGGAAACAGACGCTGTGCGAGAAGTTCGAGCGCATGGCCGGGATACTGGAGGAGCGTAAGGAGATCATGCTTCAGCGTGTGTCCTACGAGCAGGCGGAGAAGACCCGCCAGCTTCGAGCCCTGAGCGAGGCCTACGAGGCTCGTGTGGAGGCTGCTTCCAAACTGGTGGACACAGCTTTGCAAGCTGCCGAGGAACCTCAGGTCCCGCTCTTCCTACAG AATGCCAAGGTTCTTATCCAGAA AATTGCTGAGGCTGTAGGTAGCCCAGAGCTGGAAACCCTGGAACCGGGATTTGACAACATGGAACATTATGCAGTGGACTTCAACGAAGAGGAACGGGCACTTTACCAGCTGGACTTCATCAAGAGTGGGCCCCATCTTGTCGTGTTCCCCTTAAAAATCTTGTGTCTCTCTCGCATACGCTGTTCCCAAGGCTCTTGTACCCTTCCCCCTAGTCACTTTGGTCCATTTTCTGCGTCTCCACTCCTGTCCCCATGtactctctgtctcccttctgtATTCTCCAGCCTCTATCTTTTGAACTCTGTTCCCTAA